A single genomic interval of Helianthus annuus cultivar XRQ/B chromosome 6, HanXRQr2.0-SUNRISE, whole genome shotgun sequence harbors:
- the LOC118479626 gene encoding FK506-binding protein 5-like, protein MKQLEDAPKEKSRALAVIHDDEGFDWSELFPEEDAVGYAFMTKIVPFKDTRTEEVKYINRKVSAQFMKNRIYQTWKEAKRANRWDAIRECYLDPKGNIAIDPDYVSVETLTEQIAEEEEARQRMWWGGGEAEEKEKEKEKEKESQLKKVNDGIIDTTKEFTVENLKKMADKVLAAKELEVVSESGTESKSKVSPNDSTDELGKKAKTESDCKKCMKNCKVCSTLAYLNSKKTEELTGRIRDVENQILSRDKMLKASNDRLKDLTEKIENDKIDVERIRKENKKLIHENRVLRSKEEQINQQLDEIAKLKLQFQESKIENESINLKLNSYNFASFVLPKPIGKNKVGEDVYSDGTGVGYHKLPPSVLNNFSKKKSGLVNDEEVNEVKLPESIDVIFSPSSDEDSVQSEVVKSYTMPPQNPGDSWRFNYDTLWESFDMEEEPEFFDELDILREYELSQERFPAEYYRRQRQTSNDDEVGPSNAGEHDDIQQSSEQQHAPENQTAVNDNLESDDRPVFDRGDSDSKGE, encoded by the exons ATGAAGCAATTAGAAGATGCTCCCAAAGAAAAGTCAAGAGCACTTGCTGTTATCCATGATGACGAGGGATTCGATTGGAGTGAATTGTTTCCAGAAGAAGACGCAGTGGGCTATGCTTTCATGACAAAGATTGTTCCTTTCAAAGATACCAGAACAGAAGAAGTGAAATACATCAACAGAAAGGTGTCAGCCCAATTCATGAAAAATAGAATCTATCAAACATGGAAAGAAGCAAAAAGGGCAAATAGATGGGATGCAATTAGAGAATGTTATCTAGATCCTAAAGGAAACATAGCTATTGATCCTGATTATGTCAGTGTTGAAACTCTCACCGAGCAAATTGCTGAAGAGGAAGAAGCAAGACAGAGAATGTGGTGGGGAGGAGGAGAagctgaagaaaaagaaaaagaaaaagaaaaggagaaaGAGTCGCAGCTAAAGAAAGTTAATGACGGGATTATTGACACGACAAAAGAATTCACAGTAGAAAATTTGaagaaaatggctgacaaagtgcttgCAGCGAAAGAGTTAGAGGTAGTTTCTGAGTCTGGAACTGAGTCTAAAAGCAAGGTCAGTCCAAATGATTCAACCGATGAGTTAGGTAAGAAAGCCAAAACTGAAAGCGACTGCAAAAAATGCATGAAAAATTGCAAGGTTTGTAGTACACTTGCTTACCTCAACAGTAAAAAGACTGAAGAACTGACAGGAAGAATTAGAGATGTTGAAAATCAGATCTTGAGTCGTGACAAAATGTTAAAGGCTTCAAATGATCGATTAAAAGATCTAActgagaaaattgaaaatgataaaattgacgtAGAACGAATTAGGaaagaaaacaaaaaattaattcatgaaaatc GTGTTCTTAGGTCAAAAGAAGAGCAAATCAACCAACAgttggatgagattgctaagttgaagcttcagtttcaagAATCAAAGATTGAAAATGAATCCATCAATCTGAAACTGAACAGTTACAACTTCGCAAGTTTTGTTCTTCCTAAACCAATTGGGAAGAACAAAGTCGGCGAAGATGTATACTCAGATGGAACTGGGGTTGGGTATCATAAGCTTCCACCGTCAGTGTTAAATAATTTTTCGAAGAAAAAATccgggttggttaatgatgaagaagtaaatgaagttaaacttccagAATCAATTGATGTCATTTTCAGTCCATCATCCGATGAAGATAGTGTTCAGTCGGAAGTTGTTAAAA gttacacaatGCCACCGCAGAATCCCGGTGACTCATGGCGATTCAATTACGATACTCTGTGGGAGTCGTTTGACATGGAAGAAGAACCAgagttctttgatgagttggatattctaagaGAGTATGAGTTATCACAAGAAAGGTTTCCAGCTGAGTATTATAGACGTCAACGACAAACCTCTAATGACGATGAAGtcggtccaagcaatgctggagaacatgatgatattcaacaatCTTCAGAACAACAACATGCTCCTGAAAATCAGACGGCAGTCAACGATAATCTAGAATCTGATGATAGACCAGTATtcgatcgtggtgattcagattctaaGGGGGAGtag
- the LOC110891156 gene encoding uncharacterized protein LOC110891156 has protein sequence MSIAQSSVSPTGCGGRRMVNLTLNVFTGRWFMMFASCLIMSVAGATYMFALYSGDIKHSLGYDQSTLNLLSTFKDLGGNVGIISGLINEISPPWVVLLLGAVMNFSGYFMIWLAVTRKIAKPPVWQMCLYICIGANSQTFANTGALVTCVQNFPQSRGVVLGLLKGFVGLSGAIITQLYHGFYGYDTKSLILFIGWLPAAVSIVFLRIVRVMKVVRQTNELKTFYQLLYLSLGLAGFLMVVIITQNKLQFSEFAYAATATVVVILLFAPVGIVVREEFKIWRRKEEVVNLNHIAVNITAENPTNDYATAPPQVEKEVSCWKTVFDPPERGEDFTILQAVFSVDMLILFTTTTFGVGGTLTAIDNLGQIGRSLGYPNTSITTFVSLVSIWNYMGRVASGFLSEMLLAKYKFPRPLMLTIVLCVSCIGHLLIAFGVPNGLYVSSVIMGFCFGAQWPLIFAIISELFGLKYYSTLYNLGGGASPLGAYILNVVVAGQLYDKEAQKQLTASGVTRKSHEEITCTGVDCYKMSFLIITGATLFACFISFILVIRTRKFYRSDIYKKFREVAEAAHTEMVVSPSKPPSGPPPERKGGEEDNG, from the coding sequence ATGAGCATAGCTCAATCTAGTGTTTCTCCGACTGGTTGTGGTGGCCGACGGATGGTTAACCTAACCTTAAACGTGTTCACCGGGCGGTGGTTCATGATGTTCGCCTCGTGTCTCATCATGTCGGTCGCCGGAGCAACTTACATGTTTGCTCTATACTCAGGGGACATTAAACACTCCCTTGGGTATGACCAAAGCACCCTTAATCTTCTTAGCACATTCAAAGATTTGGGTGGCAATGTCGGGATCATATCCGGTTTGATTAATGAAATATCTCCCCCATGGGTGGTCTTGTTACTAGGCGCGGTTATGAACTTTTCGGGGTATTTTATGATTTGGTTGGCGGTTACGAGGAAGATCGCCAAACCGCCCGTGTGGCAAATGTGTTTGTACATTTGTATTGGGGCGAATTCGCAAACGTTTGCGAATACGGGCGCCTTGGTCACGTGTGTTCAAAATTTTCCCCAGAGTAGAGGGGTGGTGTTGGGGCTTTTAAAGGGGTTTGTTGGGTTAAGTGGTGCGATTATTACACAATTGTATCATGGGTTTTATGGGTATGATACCAAGTCACTTATTTTGTTTATTGGGTGGCTTCCGGCCGCGGTATCCATCGTGTTTCTTCGGATTGTTCGGGTTATGAAAGTGGTTCGACAAACAAACGAGCTCAAGACGTTCTATCAGTTATTGTATCTTTCGTTGGGGTTAGCCGGGTTTCTTATGGTTGTGATCATTACGCAAAACAAACTCCAGTTTTCGGAGTTTGCGTATGCCGCAACTGCTACCGTTGTTGTGATTCTACTGTTCGCTCCGGTCGGTATAGTGGTTAGAGAAGAGTTTAAGATCTGGAGAAGAAAGGAAGAGGTAGTTAATCTTAATCATATCGCGGTTAATATAACCGCGGAGAACCCGACTAATGACTATGCAACCGCGCCTCCGCAAGTGGAAAAGGAAGTTTCGTGTTGGAAAACGGTTTTTGATCCGCCCGAAAGAGGCGAAGACTTTACTATCCTACAAGCGGTGTTTAGCGTCGACATGTTGATATTATTCACTACCACTACGTTTGGTGTCGGTGGGACGCTGACCGCCATCGACAATCTCGGCCAGATCGGGCGGTCGCTTGGGTACCCGAACACAAGCATCACCACTTTTGTGTCTTTAGTGAGTATATGGAATTACATGGGCCGGGTTGCCTCGGGTTTTCTTTCCGAAATGTTACTAGCCAAGTACAAGTTTCCCCGCCCATTGATGCTCACAATAGTCCTTTGCGTCTCATGTATCGGTCATTTGTTGATTGCATTCGGTGTACCGAATGGGCTCTATGTGTCATCGGTCATAATGGGCTTTTGTTTCGGGGCTCAGTGGCCGTTGATCTTCGCTATCATATCCGAACTATTCGGGCTGAAATACTACTCTACTCTTTATAATTTAGGCGGTGGGGCGAGCCCTCTAGGGGCGTACATCCTCAATGTGGTGGTGGCAGGACAACTATACGACAAAGAAGCGCAAAAACAATTAACCGCAAGCGGAGTGACACGAAAAAGTCATGAAGAAATAACTTGTACAGGAGTAGATTGTTACAAAATGTCTTTCCTTATTATAACGGGTGCAACGCTATTTGCATGTTTCATTTCTTTCATCTTAGTGATCCGTACAAGAAAGTTTTACCGAAGTGATATCTACAAGAAGTTTCGAGAGGTTGCAGAGGCAGCCCATACTGAGATGGTGGTTTCACCGAGCAAACCACCATCCGGGCCGCCTCCAGAAAGAAAAGGAGGGGAGGAAGACAATGGTTGA